In Hydractinia symbiolongicarpus strain clone_291-10 chromosome 15, HSymV2.1, whole genome shotgun sequence, one DNA window encodes the following:
- the LOC130629272 gene encoding 40S ribosomal protein S11-like, which yields MSEQTERAYQKQGPIFQNKKRVVGKAAKTKEQRFTKSVGLGFKTPREAIEGTYIDKKCPFTGNVSIRGRILTGVVRSTKMKRTIVIRRDYLHYIKKYQRYEKRHKNLSAHMSPCFRDVSLGDLVTVGQCRPLSKTVRFNVLKVAKSNAAKKSFEKF from the exons ACTGAGAGAGCCTATCAAAAACAAGGTCCcatctttcaaaataaaaagaggGTAGTTGGTAAGGCAGCCAAAACCAAAGAACAGCGCTTCACCAAATCAGTTGGCTTGGGATTCAAAACACCCAGAGAG GCAATAGAAGGAACCTACATTGACAAAAAATGTCCATTTACTGGAAACGTGAGCATTCGTGGACGTATTCTGACTGGCGTTGTACGTAGCACAAAAATGAAGAGAACAATCGTCATTCGACGTGATTACTTACATTACATTAAAAAATACCAAAGATATGAAAAACGACACAAAAATTTATCTGCTCATATGTCGCCGTGTTTTCG tgaTGTAAGCTTAGGTGATTTGGTGACCGTTGGACAATGTCGACCTCTGAGTAAAACAGTGCGATTCAACGTCTTAAAGGTAGCCAAATCAAACGCTGCGAAGAAAAGTTTTGagaaattttaa